A single window of Gossypium hirsutum isolate 1008001.06 chromosome A10, Gossypium_hirsutum_v2.1, whole genome shotgun sequence DNA harbors:
- the LOC107951429 gene encoding acrosin, which translates to MATHSRPPPPRLLDLDLTIVSAKHLKNVNWQNGDLKPYAVFWVDPDRRLSTRSDDSGSTRPVWNERFTLPLVVPPHETVLTLEIFHSKPSETPKPLVATLRVELKELPDPDDGSKIRTFSLLRPSGRPQGKIRLKLGIRERPLPPPHDYHFAPPSSYYYTNAPPPPRYSAPPYVSLPPPPPPPSSSPPPANPPYSSIPDRYPPYYSSHYYSSPPPPMPPRPFFERASSYGTPSAPVDYSPYDQKPRGGSKIGVGTGLAVGAVAGALGGMALEEGLKYEEEKIGERVEHEVTSKERDDYGDYHRTEY; encoded by the coding sequence ATGGCTACTCACTCTCGACCTCCGCCACCAAGACTACTTGACCTCGACTTGACGATCGTGTCAGCCAAGCATCTAAAGAACGTCAACTGGCAAAACGGCGATCTAAAACCCTACGCAGTCTTCTGGGTTGATCCAGACCGACGTTTATCAACCCGGTCGGACGATTCTGGCTCAACTAGACCGGTCTGGAATGAGCGTTTCACCCTTCCCCTTGTTGTTCCTCCACACGAAACCGTTTTGACCCTCGAGATCTTTCATTCCAAACCCTCTGAAACTCCGAAGCCTTTGGTGGCTACTCTCCGGGTTGAGCTCAAGGAATTACCCGACCCGGATGATGGTTCCAAGATCCGAACCTTTTCTTTGCTTCGACCCTCGGGTCGCCCCCAAGGTAAGATCCGGTTGAAACTTGGGATCCGGGAACGTCCTCTTCCTCCACCTCAtgattaccattttgcccctccTTCTAGCTATTATTACACAAATGCCCCTCCTCCACCAAGATACTCTGCTCCGCCTTACGTTTCTCTTCCCCCGCCGCCTCCTCCACCTTCATCCTCTCCTCCTCCGGCAAATCCGCCTTACTCCTCCATCCCCGATCGTTACCCTCCCTACTACTCCAGCCATTACTATTCCTCTCCGCCACCGCCCATGCCTCCACGTCCTTTCTTCGAACGAGCTTCCAGCTATGGAACCCCATCGGCGCCAGTAGATTACTCGCCGTACGATCAGAAGCCTCGGGGAGGTTCTAAAATTGGGGTAGGAACTGGATTAGCTGTTGGAGCGGTTGCAGGGGCTTTAGGTGGAATGGCGTTAGAAGAAGGATTGAAATACGAAGAAGAAAAGATTGGTGAAAGGGTTGAGCATGAAGTGACCTCAAAGGAAAGGGATGATTATGGTGATTATCATCGCACAGAATATTGA